Proteins found in one Magnolia sinica isolate HGM2019 chromosome 5, MsV1, whole genome shotgun sequence genomic segment:
- the LOC131247130 gene encoding protein SRC2-like, translating to MASSIELKILSCKGIKSFNFFQKLSVYALVSLGSGDRDKDRRLQTQKTPVNRDGGNNPEWNHEMRFDLEEIADSDPKSLFLEIDILTDGIFGDKLVGEVLVPLTDLIDESNGALRFVSYQVRSADRKPNGILNFSYQVNLKGKIASYPTVEIDSPPAIYYLAPSPPATGYLPPPAHVAYFPPPPPPPPPVSLPFVYPHQPDPYGFRQEGYGYQPYGYPTVEQPGPLDDDTWRRGLGDGGYAGYFR from the coding sequence ATGGCATCCTCCATCGAGCTCAAGATCCTCTCCTGCAAGGGTATCAAATCCTTCAATTTCTTCCAGAAGCTCTCCGTCTACGCCCTCGTCTCCCTCGGCAGCGGCGATCGAGACAAGGATCGCCGACTACAGACCCAAAAGACCCCCGTTAATCGCGACGGAGGCAACAACCCCGAGTGGAACCACGAGATGCGGTTCGACCTCGAAGAAATCGCCGATTCGGACCCTAAGAGCCTCTTCCTAGAGATCGATATCCTCACCGATGGAATCTTCGGCGACAAGCTCGTCGGAGAAGTTCTCGTCCCTCTAACGGATCTCATCGACGAATCTAATGGCGCCCTTCGGTTCGTCAGTTATCAGGTCCGGAGCGCTGACAGAAAACCTAACGGCATCTTGAATTTCTCCTACCAGGTGAATCTCAAGGGGAAGATCGCGAGTTATCCGACGGTCGAGATCGATTCGCCCCCGGCCATTTACTACCTGGCACCTTCGCCTCCGGCCACCGGCTACTTACCTCCACCGGCGCACGTGGCGTATTTTCCTCCCCCTCCGCCACCGCCGCCACCAGTATCCCTGCCGTTCGTGTATCCACACCAGCCGGATCCGTATGGATTCCGGCAGGAGGGGTATGGTTACCAGCCGTACGGGTATCCGACCGTCGAGCAGCCGGGGCCGTTGGATGATGACACGTGGCGAAGGGGATTGGGAGATGGAGGGTACGCCGGATATTTCAGGTGA